Proteins from a single region of Phycisphaeraceae bacterium D3-23:
- the focA gene encoding formate transporter FocA, which yields MPGSDDHTVEETREVTAPLGVDGVLPPQIAVAAENAGAAKGRQDTLSTLLLAILAGAFVAMGAIFSTITIVGAEGLPFGATRLLAGVTFCLGLILVVVAGAELFTGNNLLVMACVSRKLTLPQLLRNWGVVYVGNLLGATATAAMMLLTAQYAMADGDVGLTALRIAEGKCNLSFTEALTRGIYCNALVCLAIWLCLSCRTTTDKILAILFPITAFVAAGFEHSVANMYFIPVGLFIKQWAGPEFWQATSTSSDAYNTLTWEAYLLKNLLPVTIGNIIGGTLFVGVIYWVIYRRPRHYSE from the coding sequence ATGCCTGGATCAGATGACCATACAGTAGAAGAAACTCGCGAAGTAACGGCTCCCCTCGGAGTGGATGGTGTACTACCGCCCCAGATTGCTGTTGCAGCCGAGAATGCTGGTGCAGCAAAAGGGCGTCAGGATACTCTCTCAACGCTCCTGTTGGCGATCCTCGCGGGTGCGTTCGTGGCAATGGGTGCTATTTTTTCAACAATAACGATTGTGGGTGCAGAGGGCTTGCCATTTGGGGCAACACGTCTGCTAGCTGGAGTTACTTTCTGCCTGGGCCTAATCCTCGTCGTAGTTGCCGGCGCAGAGTTGTTCACCGGCAACAACTTGCTCGTCATGGCGTGTGTGAGTCGCAAACTAACACTCCCCCAGTTACTGCGCAACTGGGGTGTCGTCTATGTCGGCAATCTGCTTGGTGCAACAGCAACGGCAGCTATGATGCTACTGACCGCACAGTATGCTATGGCTGATGGAGACGTAGGCCTTACCGCGCTTCGAATTGCAGAGGGCAAGTGCAACCTCTCGTTTACGGAGGCATTGACCCGTGGAATCTACTGTAATGCTCTGGTTTGCCTGGCGATCTGGCTGTGCTTGTCGTGTCGTACCACCACAGACAAAATCCTCGCCATACTTTTCCCCATCACCGCATTCGTCGCGGCTGGCTTCGAGCATAGTGTGGCCAATATGTACTTTATTCCAGTGGGCCTCTTCATCAAACAGTGGGCAGGGCCCGAGTTTTGGCAAGCTACATCGACATCTAGCGACGCGTACAACACATTGACCTGGGAAGCCTATCTATTGAAGAATTTGCTGCCTGTCACGATCGGCAACATCATCGGTGGAACGCTCTTTGTGGGCGTTATCTACTGGGTGATCTACCGTCGGCCGAGACACTACAGCGAGTAA
- a CDS encoding SLC13 family permease, with amino-acid sequence MASIAIGPLLALGLYLMGMFVLGLGHAASFTAGLTLWCAVWWCFEAVPIPLTSLLPFALFPFGGVLDHNQLALAFGDKFVLLFMAGFMISRAAEVSKAHLRVADSVIRLVGTSSNKRIIIGFMLATGLCSMWISNTATALIMLPVAIAVIRHNHADDRFAVCLLLAIAYGASAGGVATLIGTPPNGVFAANYEVATGRTIDFISWLKIGLPVSAAMLLACSVVLTFGIRGGGSYSPEDLGPWTPAQKRVLAIIATTAILWITRSLPMGLGGWSVWLKMPKAHDATVAMLAVVVLFVMPSGDRRPGARKTLLDWETAQSIPWGILLLFAGGLAIAQAFSESGLAVVVADGLQRGTAGMPLFLVILMLCLAVTFLTEVTSNTATATLLMPILAASGLAMGIDPAVLMIPAALSASCAFMLPVATPPNAIVFGGASQLTIPKMARHGVCLNLIGSLMIATLCYLLINARSGLG; translated from the coding sequence GTGGCATCAATCGCCATCGGTCCACTGCTGGCTCTGGGGCTGTACCTCATGGGTATGTTTGTCTTAGGGCTCGGCCACGCCGCGTCGTTCACCGCCGGGTTGACGCTTTGGTGCGCGGTGTGGTGGTGCTTCGAGGCGGTGCCGATCCCGCTGACCTCACTGCTGCCGTTCGCGCTGTTCCCGTTCGGTGGTGTGCTGGACCACAACCAGCTCGCCCTGGCATTCGGCGACAAGTTTGTCCTATTGTTCATGGCCGGGTTCATGATCAGCAGGGCGGCGGAGGTCTCCAAGGCGCACCTCCGCGTGGCCGACAGCGTGATCCGCCTGGTTGGGACATCGTCGAACAAGCGGATCATCATCGGGTTCATGCTGGCGACGGGGCTGTGCTCGATGTGGATCAGCAACACGGCGACGGCACTCATCATGCTCCCGGTCGCTATCGCCGTGATCCGACACAACCACGCCGACGACCGATTCGCCGTTTGCCTGCTGCTGGCGATCGCCTACGGCGCATCGGCCGGGGGTGTCGCTACGCTCATCGGCACGCCGCCCAACGGCGTGTTCGCCGCTAACTACGAGGTCGCGACCGGGCGAACGATCGACTTCATCTCCTGGCTCAAGATTGGGCTGCCGGTCAGCGCGGCCATGCTCCTCGCCTGCTCGGTCGTCCTCACCTTCGGCATCCGAGGCGGGGGCAGCTATTCCCCCGAAGACCTGGGCCCCTGGACGCCGGCTCAGAAACGCGTCCTCGCGATCATCGCCACCACCGCTATCCTGTGGATCACCCGCTCGCTGCCGATGGGCCTGGGCGGGTGGAGCGTCTGGCTGAAAATGCCCAAAGCCCACGACGCGACCGTCGCGATGCTCGCCGTCGTTGTGCTTTTCGTCATGCCATCAGGCGATCGCCGGCCGGGCGCACGCAAGACACTGCTGGACTGGGAGACGGCCCAGTCGATCCCGTGGGGGATTTTACTACTCTTCGCCGGTGGCCTGGCGATCGCCCAGGCGTTCAGCGAGAGCGGCCTCGCCGTCGTCGTCGCCGACGGGCTTCAACGCGGGACCGCCGGGATGCCGCTGTTCCTAGTCATCCTCATGCTCTGCCTGGCGGTCACGTTCCTCACCGAGGTGACCAGCAACACGGCCACAGCGACGCTGCTCATGCCGATCCTTGCGGCGAGCGGCCTAGCCATGGGCATCGACCCGGCAGTGCTGATGATCCCCGCGGCGCTGTCGGCGAGCTGCGCATTCATGCTCCCCGTCGCCACCCCACCCAACGCCATCGTATTCGGCGGGGCTTCACAACTCACCATCCCGAAGATGGCTCGCCACGGCGTTTGTCTCAATCTCATCGGCTCACTCATGATTGCAACATTGTGCTACTTGCTCATCAATGCAAGATCGGGGTTGGGCTAA
- a CDS encoding cation:proton antiporter, giving the protein MDLWNVLFDILALLLAAIVLGALCERLRQSPILGYLAAGTLFGPNALGIIANADEVATLAELGVALLLFTIGLEFSWSRLKRLGPAALGGGGVQVLLTMALAAAAAASLGLPTRTSLAIGAIVALSSTACVLRLLMARAEMESSHGRHALGILLMQDIAVVPLVLLVTVLGGQGTLQEVAIDVLKTLGWACVLVAVLYLLLNQVLPRVLHFDSLHRNRDFPILMAIVTGLGSAWASHKFGLSPALGAFVAGMLIAESPFATQVRADVASIRTILVTLFFSSIGMLGDPAWFIQHLSSVLGLVLAIVLGKALVIWAVLRLFRLTHANALAAGLCLAQVGEFSFVLAAIGRGNVISNELFALIISATITTLFFTPYLVAFAPRFSRAVVNRLRSFDLISQGVEAGSAKAEVAKSHLVIIGFGPAGQAVGRAFLRQAERVTVIDTNPSMVYDAKHLDFVGHIGDAMHPDVLEHIGIRSATAAVVTVPDPAAAIAIVELIRSIAPHVHIIARARYHRYFADLQSSGADEVVDEEQFVGARLAARLRKRLKTERI; this is encoded by the coding sequence ATGGACCTTTGGAATGTGCTTTTCGATATTTTGGCCCTCTTGCTGGCGGCCATTGTGCTGGGCGCGCTCTGCGAACGCCTGCGGCAAAGCCCCATCCTTGGTTACTTGGCGGCAGGCACACTCTTTGGTCCCAACGCTCTTGGCATCATTGCGAACGCGGACGAAGTGGCCACACTGGCAGAGCTTGGCGTGGCCTTGCTGCTGTTCACCATCGGCCTGGAGTTTTCTTGGTCACGACTTAAACGTCTAGGCCCTGCGGCACTGGGCGGCGGCGGCGTACAAGTCCTCTTGACCATGGCGTTGGCGGCTGCGGCGGCGGCATCTCTTGGCTTGCCGACACGGACCTCGCTTGCGATCGGCGCGATCGTTGCCTTGAGTAGTACCGCGTGTGTTCTCAGGTTGCTCATGGCTCGTGCCGAGATGGAGAGCAGCCACGGCCGCCATGCGTTGGGCATCTTGCTGATGCAAGACATCGCGGTAGTACCGCTGGTCTTACTTGTAACCGTTTTAGGCGGTCAGGGCACGCTGCAAGAAGTGGCCATCGATGTCCTCAAAACACTTGGCTGGGCATGTGTCCTCGTGGCGGTGCTCTACCTGCTCTTAAACCAAGTGCTTCCACGCGTCCTTCATTTCGACTCGCTGCACCGCAACAGAGACTTCCCGATCCTAATGGCTATTGTCACGGGGTTGGGCTCAGCATGGGCGTCGCACAAATTTGGCCTATCACCTGCACTGGGTGCCTTTGTTGCCGGGATGCTGATCGCGGAATCTCCCTTTGCGACCCAAGTGCGAGCGGATGTTGCGTCCATCCGCACGATACTCGTAACGCTTTTCTTCAGCTCAATCGGCATGCTAGGCGACCCCGCCTGGTTCATCCAACACCTATCTTCCGTCTTAGGGTTGGTCTTGGCGATCGTTTTGGGCAAGGCATTGGTCATCTGGGCCGTACTACGCCTATTCCGCCTGACACACGCCAACGCGCTCGCTGCGGGCCTCTGCCTCGCACAGGTTGGCGAGTTCTCATTCGTGCTCGCTGCGATCGGCCGTGGCAACGTGATCAGCAATGAACTCTTTGCCCTGATCATTTCCGCGACCATCACAACATTATTCTTCACCCCGTACCTCGTGGCCTTCGCCCCGCGTTTCTCACGAGCTGTGGTAAACCGCCTGCGTAGCTTCGACCTGATCTCGCAAGGCGTTGAGGCTGGCTCGGCCAAAGCAGAAGTCGCGAAGTCGCATCTGGTAATCATCGGGTTTGGGCCCGCCGGCCAAGCGGTCGGGCGTGCATTCCTCCGCCAGGCGGAACGAGTCACGGTCATCGACACCAATCCAAGCATGGTTTACGATGCAAAGCATCTTGATTTCGTGGGGCATATTGGCGACGCGATGCATCCCGATGTTCTAGAGCACATCGGAATCCGTTCCGCCACCGCCGCGGTTGTCACCGTCCCGGACCCTGCGGCTGCGATCGCTATCGTCGAACTGATCCGATCCATCGCGCCGCATGTCCACATCATCGCGCGGGCCCGGTACCACCGATACTTTGCTGACTTACAATCCAGCGGTGCAGACGAGGTGGTTGATGAAGAGCAATTCGTGGGAGCCCGCCTAGCAGCACGGCTCCGCAAACGCCTCAAGACCGAAAGAATATAA
- a CDS encoding LuxR C-terminal-related transcriptional regulator, giving the protein MPAETLESLTPREREVLTYVAQGLSLPEIAQKLHRSLKTIETHRLSLGRKLDASNRVELTRIAIASGLAPLEVSIEDTKTESAKNAAVRRELEGRARALKFFQQINDEVFSATGPTFLRRLVLSMSRVLGVQTACVSTLSYNKGDQILYALALCNQGVMLDPETFIAQCTPCEDVLLTGHACYIGGLSERFPEDRYLEKLGKESYIGVRLEDQQGGALGTMSVLDDKPIENGAQIETILRMFAPRIAAELAQLAISDRVRELTEDLESEVEKRTQELGRATSIFHSLVSRSTDGFCGVDSDGLVTLVNPSLAEVLGREVGDMVGKMNIVELVHPDDLDDFQTHRYEQTRQRTNRYRIRLINADDQAVAFDVTSHAQVDDSGSHLGCFAVLTPDNES; this is encoded by the coding sequence ATGCCTGCCGAAACCCTTGAATCCCTGACCCCGCGAGAGCGAGAGGTTCTGACCTACGTCGCCCAGGGGCTTTCTCTCCCCGAGATCGCGCAGAAGCTGCACCGATCGCTCAAGACGATCGAGACGCACCGCCTGTCGCTGGGGCGCAAGCTGGACGCCTCCAACCGCGTCGAGCTCACCCGCATTGCGATCGCCAGCGGCCTCGCGCCGCTCGAGGTATCGATCGAAGATACAAAGACCGAGTCCGCCAAGAACGCCGCCGTCCGGCGGGAGCTCGAAGGCCGAGCCCGCGCGCTCAAATTTTTTCAGCAGATCAACGACGAGGTCTTCTCCGCCACCGGGCCGACCTTCCTCCGCAGGCTGGTGCTCTCGATGTCGCGTGTCCTCGGCGTCCAGACCGCCTGTGTCAGCACGCTCTCCTACAACAAAGGCGACCAGATTCTGTACGCCCTTGCCTTGTGCAATCAGGGCGTCATGCTCGACCCGGAAACCTTCATCGCGCAGTGCACCCCGTGTGAAGATGTCCTGCTCACGGGGCACGCCTGCTACATCGGCGGGCTTTCGGAACGCTTCCCCGAAGACCGCTATCTCGAAAAGCTCGGCAAGGAGAGCTACATCGGCGTCCGCCTCGAAGACCAGCAGGGCGGCGCGTTGGGCACGATGTCCGTGCTCGACGACAAGCCCATCGAAAACGGTGCGCAGATCGAAACCATCCTCCGTATGTTCGCCCCCCGCATCGCCGCCGAGCTCGCGCAGCTCGCGATCAGCGACCGGGTCCGTGAGCTCACCGAGGACCTCGAATCCGAGGTCGAGAAACGCACGCAGGAGCTGGGTAGGGCGACGAGCATTTTCCACTCCCTGGTCTCCCGCAGCACCGACGGCTTTTGCGGGGTCGACTCGGACGGGCTGGTCACGCTCGTCAACCCCAGCCTGGCCGAGGTGCTCGGCCGCGAGGTCGGAGACATGGTCGGCAAGATGAACATCGTCGAGTTGGTCCACCCCGACGACCTCGACGACTTCCAGACCCACCGCTACGAGCAGACCCGTCAGCGCACCAACCGCTACCGCATCCGCCTGATCAATGCCGACGACCAGGCTGTCGCCTTTGACGTGACCTCCCATGCACAGGTTGATGATTCAGGCAGCCACCTGGGCTGTTTCGCCGTGTTGACGCCGGATAACGAGTCCTGA
- a CDS encoding NADH-quinone oxidoreductase subunit A → MVATLAESSFNHYAALGVLLLMAIGFGVANLTMTTFLGPSRKGEVKGTVYESGMNPIGSARRRFNVRFFILAMTFLLFDVEIVFLYPWAVTFPSLGGEAVEGGLDLMFLGRMLFFVLTTIIAFVYAWRKGVFRYD, encoded by the coding sequence ATGGTCGCCACACTTGCCGAGTCGTCCTTCAACCACTACGCCGCGCTGGGGGTGCTGCTGTTGATGGCGATCGGGTTCGGGGTCGCGAATCTCACGATGACAACATTTTTAGGCCCTTCGCGTAAGGGCGAGGTCAAGGGGACCGTCTACGAATCGGGGATGAACCCGATCGGCTCGGCCCGTCGACGGTTCAACGTCCGGTTCTTCATTTTGGCCATGACGTTCTTGCTTTTCGATGTGGAGATCGTATTCCTTTACCCATGGGCGGTGACTTTCCCGTCCCTTGGGGGTGAGGCGGTGGAGGGTGGGCTGGACCTGATGTTCCTCGGCCGGATGTTGTTCTTCGTGCTGACGACCATCATCGCCTTTGTGTACGCTTGGCGTAAGGGTGTGTTTCGCTACGACTAA
- a CDS encoding thymidylate synthase translates to MRQYLGLMQHVLDHGTPKADRTGTGTRSVFGYQMRFNLDPDTGGGFPLVTTKKLHLRSIIHELLWFLQGSTNARYLKENGVRIWDEWADPDTGELGPVYGYQWRSFPRVVRQADGSTQTDGAVDQVAQVVEQIKHNPDSRRHIVCAWNPGMIEGMALPPCHAFFQFYVTPPAPGSGEDRGRLSCQLYQRSADIFLGVPFNIASYAQLTMMIAQVTGLKPGEFVHTLGDAHLYDNHLDQAHEQLSRDPRPLPTMRINPDVTDLFAFAFDDFELCDYNPHPHIKAAVAV, encoded by the coding sequence ATGCGACAGTACCTCGGCCTCATGCAGCACGTGCTCGACCACGGCACCCCCAAAGCCGACCGCACCGGCACGGGCACACGCTCCGTCTTCGGCTACCAGATGCGGTTCAACCTCGACCCCGACACCGGCGGCGGGTTCCCCCTGGTCACCACCAAAAAACTCCACCTCCGCTCCATCATCCATGAGCTGCTCTGGTTCCTGCAAGGCAGCACCAACGCCCGCTACCTCAAAGAAAACGGCGTCCGCATCTGGGACGAATGGGCCGACCCCGACACCGGCGAGCTGGGCCCGGTCTACGGCTACCAGTGGCGCAGCTTCCCCCGCGTCGTCCGCCAAGCCGACGGCTCAACACAAACCGACGGCGCGGTCGACCAAGTCGCACAGGTCGTCGAGCAGATCAAGCACAACCCCGACTCCCGCCGACACATCGTCTGTGCCTGGAACCCGGGGATGATCGAGGGCATGGCGCTGCCCCCCTGCCACGCGTTCTTCCAGTTCTATGTTACGCCGCCCGCCCCCGGGAGCGGCGAAGATCGCGGGCGGCTGTCGTGCCAGCTCTATCAGCGCTCGGCCGACATCTTCCTCGGCGTCCCGTTCAACATCGCCAGCTACGCCCAGCTCACGATGATGATCGCGCAGGTCACGGGCCTCAAGCCCGGCGAGTTCGTCCACACCCTGGGCGACGCCCACCTCTACGACAACCACCTCGACCAGGCCCACGAGCAGTTGTCGCGCGACCCCCGGCCGCTGCCGACGATGCGGATCAACCCGGACGTCACCGACCTGTTCGCGTTCGCCTTCGACGACTTCGAGTTGTGCGACTACAACCCGCATCCGCACATCAAGGCCGCCGTCGCGGTGTAG
- a CDS encoding dihydrofolate reductase: MLALIYARSENHCIGKAGRIPWRLPDEFAHFKRTTMGRPIIMRRKTYEDHESALPGRLNIVVTSNKDYEVADGVELAHSLDDAIARAQREHDDGGEIFVIGGVGLFEQAFDRAGRVYETVVHTTIDGDTFLPAFDVARWDCETLHDHATDDRHAFAWTAKRYDRA; the protein is encoded by the coding sequence ATGCTCGCACTCATCTACGCCCGCTCCGAGAACCACTGCATCGGCAAGGCCGGCAGGATCCCCTGGCGGCTGCCCGATGAGTTTGCGCACTTCAAGCGCACCACGATGGGTCGGCCGATCATCATGCGGCGCAAGACGTACGAGGACCACGAGTCCGCGCTGCCCGGTCGGCTCAACATCGTCGTCACGTCGAACAAGGACTACGAAGTCGCCGACGGAGTCGAGTTGGCGCACTCGCTCGATGACGCGATCGCACGCGCGCAGCGCGAGCACGACGACGGGGGCGAGATCTTCGTCATCGGCGGGGTCGGCTTGTTCGAGCAGGCCTTCGATCGGGCGGGCCGAGTCTACGAGACGGTCGTCCACACGACGATCGATGGCGACACGTTCCTACCCGCGTTCGACGTTGCCCGGTGGGATTGCGAGACGCTGCACGACCACGCCACCGACGACCGCCACGCCTTTGCGTGGACGGCAAAGCGGTATGATCGCGCCTAA
- a CDS encoding sulfatase-like hydrolase/transferase — translation MISDLDEHVGAVVNLIDELGLGENTIIVFTSDNGPTHDVGGVDTDFFNSSGPLRGRKGSTWEGGIRVPMVARWTGTIEPGTTTDHQTCFQDLMATMADLTGQDAPDNCDGISYYPLLSGEGEQQQHEYLVWEFHGYGGQKAVRIGDWKAVMRDIHKGGNEILLFNLADDIGETTNVAADHPEVVARARAIFENDRTANENFPMPAFD, via the coding sequence ATGATCAGCGACCTGGACGAACACGTCGGCGCGGTCGTCAACCTCATCGACGAGCTCGGGCTGGGCGAAAACACCATCATCGTCTTCACCTCCGACAACGGCCCGACCCACGACGTCGGCGGGGTCGATACCGACTTCTTCAACTCGTCGGGCCCGCTCCGCGGCCGAAAGGGATCGACCTGGGAGGGCGGCATCCGCGTCCCCATGGTCGCGCGCTGGACCGGCACGATCGAGCCCGGCACGACGACCGACCACCAGACCTGCTTCCAGGATTTGATGGCGACGATGGCCGACCTCACCGGGCAAGACGCACCCGACAACTGCGACGGCATCAGCTACTACCCGCTGCTCTCGGGCGAAGGCGAGCAGCAGCAGCACGAATACCTCGTGTGGGAATTCCATGGCTACGGCGGGCAGAAGGCCGTCCGCATCGGCGACTGGAAGGCCGTGATGCGCGACATCCACAAGGGCGGCAACGAGATCCTGCTGTTCAACCTCGCCGACGACATCGGCGAGACGACCAACGTCGCGGCCGACCACCCCGAGGTCGTCGCCCGAGCGCGTGCGATCTTCGAGAACGACCGCACGGCCAATGAGAACTTCCCGATGCCCGCGTTCGATTGA
- a CDS encoding sulfatase-like hydrolase/transferase codes for MPQLSRRWIPMLAMLLAVLALSQSAAAQRLEERPPNVIFIMADDLGYGELGCYGQEKIKTPHIDALAEQGLLFTDAYTGAPVCAPARCVLMTGQHPANAQVRGNKEVGGWGPDEPEGQWPLTAETITVGELMHDAGYATGAMGKWGLGGPGSVGHPCFQGFDTFYGYLCQRVAHNFYPTHLWDNHNVDIINPRYFSAHQRIESADAGFAQFYGEVYAADKMLEHSLAFINAHKDEPFFLYLPFLEPHVAMQPPQEWVDHYPEEWDESPYLGGRGYLPHPRPRARATPR; via the coding sequence ATGCCCCAACTCTCCCGCCGATGGATCCCGATGCTCGCGATGTTGCTGGCCGTGCTGGCGCTGAGCCAGAGCGCCGCGGCCCAGCGCCTCGAAGAACGCCCGCCCAACGTCATCTTCATCATGGCCGACGACCTGGGCTACGGCGAGCTGGGCTGCTACGGCCAGGAGAAGATCAAAACGCCCCACATTGATGCGCTGGCCGAGCAGGGCCTGTTGTTCACCGACGCCTACACCGGCGCGCCGGTCTGTGCCCCGGCCCGCTGCGTCCTGATGACCGGGCAGCACCCCGCCAACGCGCAGGTCCGCGGCAACAAAGAGGTCGGCGGCTGGGGCCCCGACGAGCCCGAAGGTCAGTGGCCGCTCACGGCCGAGACCATCACCGTCGGCGAACTCATGCACGACGCCGGCTACGCCACCGGCGCGATGGGCAAGTGGGGGCTGGGCGGGCCCGGCTCCGTCGGCCACCCGTGCTTCCAGGGCTTCGACACGTTCTATGGCTACCTCTGCCAGCGCGTCGCGCACAACTTCTACCCGACCCACCTCTGGGATAACCACAACGTCGATATCATCAACCCCCGCTACTTCTCCGCGCACCAGCGCATCGAAAGCGCCGACGCGGGCTTCGCACAGTTCTACGGCGAGGTCTACGCGGCCGACAAAATGCTCGAGCACTCGCTCGCGTTCATCAACGCGCACAAGGACGAGCCGTTCTTCCTCTACCTGCCGTTCCTCGAGCCCCACGTCGCGATGCAGCCGCCCCAGGAATGGGTCGACCATTACCCCGAAGAATGGGACGAGTCGCCGTACCTCGGCGGCCGGGGCTACCTCCCGCACCCGCGCCCCCGCGCGCGGGCTACGCCGCGATGA
- a CDS encoding DEAD/DEAH box helicase has product MSDILKTDVTFDDLGLREDVLAGIKSYGFIHPTDIQAELIPVALQGKDVIGQARTGTGKTAAFTLPILHMADPDVKGQALVLAPTRELAVQITKEMQELAQGTNLQVTSIIGGESMRDQTDSLERGGHLIVGTPGRVMDLYSRRQLSFKNLRFAVLDEVDRMLDIGFRDDIKKILGNIKHDHQTIFVSATIDRQIESLGRQFMKDDAERITTVSGSLTVSLVDQKYISVEPWDKRTLLLHLLRNEEPDTTVVFCRTKMTVRKVTQYLKDKGISAREIHGDLHQSKRNKVMDQMRQGKLDVLIASDLAARGLDVEHITHVINYDLPDDPEVYVHRIGRTARAGRRGIAWTFVTPEQGQHLTEIEKLSGAMIEQMRYPSFKPGRVPDDVREERENDAKRGSGRTTPADRVIGPKAPSAADGMSEAELKAMFPDGKVPKNMPQRGIGAKFRRRGR; this is encoded by the coding sequence ATGTCAGATATCCTCAAGACCGATGTCACCTTTGACGACCTCGGACTCCGCGAAGACGTCCTCGCCGGCATCAAGTCCTACGGCTTCATCCACCCCACCGACATCCAGGCCGAGCTCATCCCCGTCGCCCTCCAGGGCAAGGACGTCATCGGCCAGGCCCGCACCGGCACGGGCAAGACCGCCGCCTTCACCCTCCCCATCCTCCACATGGCCGACCCGGACGTGAAGGGCCAGGCCCTCGTCCTCGCGCCGACCCGCGAGCTGGCCGTGCAGATCACCAAGGAGATGCAGGAGCTGGCCCAGGGCACGAACCTTCAGGTCACCTCGATCATCGGCGGCGAGTCGATGCGCGACCAGACCGACTCCCTCGAACGCGGCGGCCACCTCATCGTCGGCACACCAGGCCGGGTGATGGACCTCTACTCCCGCCGACAGCTCTCGTTCAAGAACCTCCGCTTCGCCGTGCTCGACGAGGTCGACCGGATGCTCGACATCGGCTTCCGCGACGACATCAAGAAGATCCTGGGCAACATCAAGCACGACCACCAGACCATCTTCGTCTCCGCGACGATCGACCGGCAGATCGAGTCGCTGGGCCGGCAGTTCATGAAGGACGACGCCGAGCGCATCACGACGGTGTCGGGCTCGCTGACGGTGTCGCTGGTCGACCAGAAATACATCAGCGTCGAGCCCTGGGACAAGCGGACGCTGCTGCTGCACCTGCTGCGCAACGAAGAGCCCGACACGACCGTCGTCTTCTGCCGGACGAAGATGACCGTCCGCAAAGTCACGCAGTACCTCAAAGACAAGGGCATCTCGGCCCGCGAGATCCACGGCGACCTGCACCAGTCCAAACGCAACAAGGTCATGGACCAGATGCGCCAGGGCAAGCTCGACGTGCTGATCGCGTCCGACCTCGCCGCGCGCGGGCTCGATGTCGAACACATCACGCACGTCATTAACTACGACCTGCCCGACGACCCGGAGGTGTACGTCCACCGCATCGGCCGGACCGCGCGGGCGGGGCGGCGGGGGATCGCGTGGACGTTTGTGACCCCCGAGCAGGGCCAGCACCTGACGGAGATCGAGAAGCTGTCAGGCGCGATGATCGAGCAGATGCGTTACCCGAGCTTCAAGCCCGGCCGCGTGCCCGACGACGTGCGCGAGGAGCGTGAGAACGATGCGAAACGCGGCTCGGGCCGGACGACACCCGCCGACCGCGTGATCGGCCCTAAAGCGCCCAGCGCGGCGGACGGCATGTCCGAAGCCGAGCTCAAGGCGATGTTCCCAGATGGCAAGGTTCCCAAGAACATGCCCCAGCGCGGGATCGGCGCGAAGTTCCGCCGCCGCGGGCGGTAG